The proteins below come from a single Zea mays cultivar B73 chromosome 8, Zm-B73-REFERENCE-NAM-5.0, whole genome shotgun sequence genomic window:
- the LOC100191223 gene encoding Syntaxin 23, translating into MSFQDLEAGHVRGAPPGGGRRSGRAGGAGAGAGASQAVASGVFQINTAVATFQRLVNTLGTPKDTPDLRDRIHKTRQHITQLVKDTSDKLKQASEADHRVEVSATKKIADAKLAKDFQAVLKEFQKAQRLAAEREAAYAPFISQAGLPQSYNSSEVNNGADRLAEQRTQLLESRRQELVFLDNEIVFNEAIIEERDQGIQEIQHQITEVNEIFKDLAVLVHDQGAMIDDIDSHIENAVVATSQAKGQLSKAAKTQKSNSSLICLLLVIFGVVLLIVIIVLAA; encoded by the exons ATGAGCTTCCAGGACCTGGAGGCGGGCCACGTCCGGGGGGCGCCGCCCGGCGGCGGCCGGAGGAGCGGCCGGGCggggggcgccggcgccggcgccggcgcgtcGCAGGCCGTGGCGTCGGGCGTCTTCCAGATCAACACCGCCGTCGCCACGTTCCAGCGCCTTGTCAACACGCTCGGCACGCCCAAGGACACCCCCGACCTCCGCGACAGGAT ACATAAAACACGGCAACACATAACACAGCTAGTGAAGGATACATCAGACAAGCTTAAACAAGCCAGCGAGGCGGATCATCGCGTTGAAGTCAGC GCTACCAAGAAGATTGCTGATGCAAAGCTAGCTAAAGATTTCCAAGCAGTCCTAAAAGAATTCCAGAAAGCCCAACGATTAGCAGCAGAGAGAGAAGCTGCATATGCACCTTTTATTTCTCAAGCGGGCTTGCCACAGAG CTACAACTCAAGTGAAGTGAATAATGGTGCTGATAGGTTGGCAGAGCAGCGCACACAGCTTCTAGAATCTAGAAG GCAGGAGTTGGTCTTCTTGGATAATGAAATCGTGTTCAATGAGGCCATCATTGAGGAGAGGGATCAGGGAATACAAGAGATTCAGCACCAAATCACTGAAGTAAATGAAATCTTCAAAGATCTCGCTGTGCTAGTCCATGATCAAGGAGCAATGATAG ATGACATTGATTCCCATATAGAGAACGCCGTTGTAGCGACTTCGCAGGCTAAAGGCCAGCTTTCAAAGGCTGCTAAAACTCAGAAGTCGAACTCTTCTCTG ATATGCTTGTTGCTCGTTATTTTCGGAGTGGTCCTGCTCATAGTGATAATAGTACTTGCAGCCTAA
- the LOC100191701 gene encoding pectinesterase precursor, translating to MASSSSTTATTSCCPLLLALLWVLMAAHRGHAAAVFTGLVFESPGEAEAFEDALLRQACFNVSFFLSAGGRREACVSRLDTARGGAGSGPVPVLRAALRDTLGEAVGAAGAVRGLASLSNHAREEVALRDCVELLGYSVDELGWALDAMAADDTDDGGGLELLDSPGRRSASSRAENDIHAWLSAALGNQDTCVAGFHGTDGRLLRRVEAAVAQLTQLVSNLLAMHKRLRSITPLRHGPPKSNSASSGAGDDELPPWVMDVEDEEELVAKRARRAGRTSSTRVDVVVAQDGSGRYRTVSEAVARAPSHSKRKYVIYVKRGEYHENVEVRKKKTNIVIVGEGMGETVISGSRSFSSGWTTFRSATFAVSGAGFIARDLTFRNTAGPAAHQAVALRVDSDRSAFFRVAVEGHQDTLYAHSLRQFYRDCRIAGTVDFVFGNGIVVVQRSLVATLPLAPGQTGSVTAQGRKDPNQNTGFSFHGCVLEAKYPTYLGRPWKPFSRVVVMESYLGSGIQARGWLEWAAAGSGDHSPGLATLFYGEYRNYGPGAGVAGRVKWPGYHVIMDAAVASRFTVRRFIDGLAWLPGTGITFTADLFRR from the exons atggcgtcgtcgtcgtctaCGACCGCTACTACCAGCTGCTGCCCCCTACTGCTGGCGCTCTTATGGGTCCTCATGGCGGCACACCGCGGCCACGCCGCCGCCGTGTTCACCGGCCTGGTCTTCGAGAGCCCGGGTGAGGCGGAGGCCTTCGAGGACGCGCTGCTGCGCCAGGCCTGCTTCAACGTCTCCTTCTTCTTGTCCGCGGGTGGCCGCCGCGAGGCCTGCGTGTCGCGGCTCGACACGGCGCGGGGAGGCGCGGGCAGCGGGCCCGTGCCCGTGCTCCGCGCCGCGCTGCGCGACACGCTCGGCGAGGCCGTGGGCGCCGCGGGAGCGGTCCGGGGGCTCGCCTCGCTGTCCAACCACGCGCGCGAGGAGGTAGCGCTGCGCGACTGCGTCGAGCTGCTGGGATACTCCGTCGACGAGCTCGGGTGGGCGCTGGACGCTATGGCCGCCGACGACACCGACGACGGCGGCGGCCTGGAGCTGCTGGACTCGCCCGGCCGCCGCAGCGCCTCAAGCCGCGCCGAGAACGACATCCACGCGTGGCTCAGCGCGGCGCTGGGCAACCAGGACACCTGCGTGGCCGGCTTCCACGGCACCGACGGCCGCCTGCTGCGCCGCGTCGAGGCCGCCGTAGCGCAGCTCACGCAGCTGGTCAGCAACCTGCTTGCCATGCACAAGCGCCTGCGCAGCATCACGCCGCTGCGCCACGGACCTCCTAAAAGTAACAGCGCCTCCTCCGGCGCCGGCGACGACGAGCTGCCGCCGTGGGTGATGGACGTCGAGGACGAGGAGGAGCTCGTCGCCAAGCGCGCCCGCCGCGCAGGCAGGACGTCGTCGACGCGCGTGGACGTCGTGGTGGCGCAGGACGGCAGCGGGCGCTACCGCACCGTCAGCGAGGCGGTGGCACGGGCGCCCAGCCACAGCAAGAGGAAGTACGTGATCTACGTCAAGCGAGGGGAGTACCACGAGAACGTGGAAGTCAGGAAGAAGAAGACCAACATCGTCATCGTCGGCGAGGGCATGGGCGAGACGGTGATCTCCGGCAGCCGGAGCTTCTCCAGCGGCTGGACCACCTTCCGCAGCGCCACCTTCG CGGTGTCCGGCGCCGGGTTCATCGCGCGGGACCTGACGTTCCGCAACACGGCGGGTCCGGCGGCGCACCAGGCGGTGGCGCTGCGCGTGGACTCGGACCGCTCCGCCTTCTTCCGCGTGGCCGTGGAGGGGCACCAGGACACGCTGTACGCGCACTCGCTCCGGCAGTTCTACCGCGACTGCCGCATCGCCGGCACCGTGGACTTCGTCTTCGGCAACGGCATCGTCGTGGTGCAGCGCAGCCTCGTCGCCACGCTGCCGCTGGCGCCCGGCCAGACGGGCAGCGTCACCGCGCAGGGCCGCAAGGACCCCAACCAGAACACGGGCTTCTCCTTCCACGGCTGCGTGCTGGAGGCCAAGTACCCGACGTACCTGGGCCGCCCGTGGAAGCCCTTCTCGCGGGTCGTGGTCATGGAGTCCTACCTGGGCTCTGGCATCCAGGCCCGCGGGTGGCTCGAGTGGGCAGCTGCTGGCTCGGGGGACCACAGCCCGGGCCTCGCCACGCTGTTCTACGGAGAGTACAGGAACTACGGGCCCGGTGCGGGCGTCGCGGGCCGAGTGAAGTGGCCTGGCTACCACGTGATCATGGACGCCGCCGTCGCCAGCCGGTTCACCGTCAGGCGATTCATCGACGGGCTTGCGTGGTTGCCCGGCACCGGCATCACCTTCACGGCGGATCTATTCAGGAGATGA